In one window of Zhihengliuella sp. ISTPL4 DNA:
- a CDS encoding DNA-3-methyladenine glycosylase family protein — translation MTLAAAPATVGAVRADAPRKTTYRPPHPLDLRRTVGMLRRGGTDPTTVFDGPVIWRAVRTPEGPSTLALRMSGNEVKASAWGPGAEHALSLVPALCGASDDPTGFDPSLHPLIAEAARRQPGIRLARTDEVFDALACGILEQKVTSMQAFGAWRYLVSRYGDPAPGPTPRPMAVAPTAAQWRCIPSWAWHRAGVEPPQSKTIVRAAERGDRIAAAVRAATTGADRDRVLTSLPGVGVWTAAETRIRALGDPDAVSVGDYHLAHEVGHALTGHRTDDAGMVELLAPWAGHRQRVIRLIFASGVAEARRGPRLAPEDHRRR, via the coding sequence ATGACCCTCGCCGCCGCCCCCGCGACGGTGGGCGCCGTTCGCGCGGACGCTCCGCGGAAGACGACGTACCGCCCGCCGCACCCGCTCGATCTCCGGCGCACCGTCGGCATGCTGCGCCGCGGCGGCACCGATCCCACGACGGTCTTCGACGGTCCCGTCATCTGGCGCGCGGTCCGCACCCCGGAAGGACCGTCGACGCTGGCCCTGCGGATGTCGGGGAACGAGGTCAAGGCGAGCGCCTGGGGTCCGGGCGCCGAGCACGCCCTCTCCCTCGTGCCGGCGCTGTGCGGTGCCAGCGACGACCCGACCGGCTTCGATCCCTCCCTGCACCCCCTCATCGCCGAGGCGGCCCGGCGACAACCCGGAATCCGGCTCGCACGGACGGACGAGGTCTTCGATGCCCTCGCCTGCGGCATCCTCGAGCAGAAGGTCACCTCCATGCAGGCCTTCGGCGCCTGGAGGTACCTCGTGTCGCGCTACGGCGACCCGGCACCGGGGCCGACGCCGCGACCGATGGCCGTCGCTCCCACGGCGGCGCAGTGGCGATGCATCCCGTCCTGGGCGTGGCATCGCGCCGGTGTGGAGCCGCCGCAGTCGAAGACCATCGTGCGGGCGGCGGAGCGCGGCGACCGCATCGCCGCTGCCGTCCGAGCGGCCACGACCGGCGCTGACCGCGATCGGGTCCTCACGAGCCTGCCGGGAGTCGGCGTCTGGACCGCCGCCGAGACGCGGATCCGCGCCCTGGGCGACCCCGATGCCGTCAGTGTGGGCGACTACCATCTGGCGCACGAGGTCGGGCATGCCCTGACGGGACACCGCACGGACGACGCGGGGATGGTCGAACTGCTCGCTCCCTGGGCCGGCCACCGGCAGCGCGTCATCCGCCTCATCTTCGCGAGCGGTGTCGCCGAGGCGCGGCGCGGACCCCGGCTCGCGCCGGAGGACCACCGCCGGCGCTGA
- a CDS encoding iron ABC transporter ATP-binding protein: MIALDGVRRDYSSEVAIGPVDLRIPTGGITALIGPNGAGKSTLLTMIGRLNGMDAGAIEIAGLDVASTKSKDLAKVVSILRQENHFVTRLTVRQLVGFGRFPHSQGRLTRADEEVISQAIDFLDLGALEGRYLDELSGGQRQRAYVAMVLAQDTEFVLLDEPLNNLDMRHAVQMMKHLRRAAEELGRTIVIVLHDINFAGHYADHICAMKDGRVVEFGTPAEIMTDDVLSRVFDTPVQVVDGPSGPLAVYY; encoded by the coding sequence GTGATCGCACTCGACGGCGTCCGCCGTGACTACAGCAGCGAGGTCGCGATCGGCCCCGTCGACCTCCGCATCCCCACCGGCGGGATCACCGCCCTCATCGGGCCGAACGGCGCGGGCAAGTCGACGCTCCTGACGATGATCGGCCGGCTGAACGGGATGGACGCAGGAGCCATCGAGATCGCCGGCCTCGACGTGGCCTCCACGAAGTCGAAGGATCTGGCCAAGGTGGTCTCGATCCTCCGCCAGGAGAACCACTTCGTGACGAGGCTCACGGTGCGACAGCTCGTGGGCTTCGGCCGCTTCCCGCACTCCCAGGGACGCCTGACGAGGGCCGACGAGGAGGTCATCAGCCAGGCGATCGACTTCCTCGACCTGGGTGCGCTCGAAGGGCGCTACCTCGACGAGCTCTCCGGCGGGCAGCGGCAGCGGGCCTATGTGGCCATGGTCCTCGCACAGGACACGGAGTTCGTGCTGCTGGACGAGCCCCTCAACAACCTCGACATGCGGCACGCGGTGCAGATGATGAAGCACCTGCGGCGGGCGGCGGAGGAGCTCGGGCGGACGATCGTCATCGTGTTGCACGACATCAACTTCGCCGGACACTACGCCGACCACATCTGCGCCATGAAGGACGGCCGGGTGGTGGAGTTCGGTACCCCCGCCGAGATCATGACGGACGACGTGCTGAGCCGCGTGTTCGACACCCCGGTGCAGGTCGTGGACGGCCCGTCGGGCCCTCTCGCCGTCTACTACTGA
- a CDS encoding iron chelate uptake ABC transporter family permease subunit has product MTATEAPRTRRSAGAFTTPRARRRYILVLVVLGVIAVGSAFGLLAWDNPLPVGTPGFWRIAQHRATAVVVMALVAVAQAVATVSFQTVTNNRIITPSIMGFESLYRVVQTTTVYLFGVAGLVAIQGVGQFALQVLIMVALAVLLYGWLLSGRYGNLQIMLLVGIVIGGGLGAIATFMQRLLTPSEFDVLAARLFGNVSNADPSYLPLAIPLVIAASTLLWLRSRRLNVLALGPDASKSLGLDHRREQFIVLTLVAVLMATSTALVGPMTFLGFLVATLAYQFADTHDHRLIFPVAVLTAFSILAGAYFVMKNVFYAQGMVSILIEIVGGTVFLIVILRKGRL; this is encoded by the coding sequence ATGACGGCGACGGAGGCCCCGCGGACGAGGCGGTCGGCCGGCGCGTTCACGACCCCGCGGGCACGACGCCGCTACATCCTCGTACTCGTGGTGCTCGGCGTCATCGCCGTCGGCTCCGCGTTCGGTCTCCTCGCCTGGGACAACCCGCTCCCGGTCGGCACGCCCGGGTTCTGGCGCATCGCCCAGCACCGCGCGACCGCCGTGGTCGTGATGGCGCTCGTCGCGGTCGCCCAGGCGGTCGCCACGGTCAGCTTCCAGACCGTCACCAACAACCGGATCATCACGCCCTCGATCATGGGCTTCGAGTCGCTGTACCGGGTCGTGCAGACCACGACCGTATACCTCTTCGGCGTCGCGGGGCTGGTGGCGATCCAGGGCGTCGGCCAGTTCGCCCTCCAGGTCCTCATCATGGTCGCGCTCGCCGTCCTCCTCTACGGGTGGCTCCTGTCCGGCCGCTACGGCAACCTCCAGATCATGCTGCTCGTGGGCATCGTGATCGGGGGCGGTCTCGGGGCGATCGCCACCTTCATGCAGCGCCTGCTCACCCCCAGCGAGTTCGATGTCCTTGCCGCCCGGCTGTTCGGCAACGTCTCCAACGCCGACCCCTCGTACCTGCCGCTCGCCATCCCGCTCGTGATCGCGGCCTCCACCCTGCTCTGGCTGCGCTCGCGGCGGCTGAACGTGCTGGCGCTCGGTCCCGATGCGTCGAAGTCGCTCGGGCTGGACCATCGCCGGGAGCAGTTCATCGTCCTGACGCTCGTCGCCGTGCTGATGGCCACCTCCACGGCCCTCGTGGGTCCGATGACCTTCCTCGGCTTTCTCGTGGCGACGCTCGCCTACCAGTTCGCCGATACGCACGACCATCGACTGATCTTCCCGGTCGCCGTCCTCACCGCGTTCTCGATCCTGGCGGGGGCGTACTTCGTCATGAAGAACGTCTTCTACGCGCAGGGCATGGTCTCGATCCTCATCGAGATCGTGGGCGGCACCGTGTTCCTCATCGTCATCCTCCGGAAGGGCAGACTGTGA
- a CDS encoding ABC transporter permease codes for MTSPLLISTPRSSARLFDPKLLIGVLVVAVLLAISLFTGVYDIAGADDGAQMFQITRVPRTIALVLAGAAMAMAGLVMQLLTQNRFVEPTTTGTTEWAGLGLLIVMVLVPQPSLSLRMAGAVLAAFVGTMVFFAFLRRVALKSSLIVPIVGIMLGAVVGAITTYFALVTNSLQIIGVWFAGSFTSVMRGQYEMLWIVAIIGVIVFLVADRLTIAGLGEEIATNVGVNYNRMILLGTALIAVTTGVVTVVVGNLPFLGLIVPNIVSMVRGDDLRSNLPWVCLLGIAIVTVCDIIGRTIIMPFEVPVSLILGVVGAVVFVLLLLRQRRRG; via the coding sequence ATGACCTCTCCTCTCCTCATCTCGACGCCGCGATCGTCCGCGCGGCTGTTCGACCCGAAGCTGCTCATCGGCGTGCTCGTCGTGGCGGTGCTTCTGGCGATCTCGCTCTTCACCGGTGTGTACGACATCGCTGGCGCCGACGACGGCGCGCAGATGTTCCAGATCACCCGCGTTCCCCGCACGATCGCGCTCGTGCTCGCCGGTGCGGCGATGGCGATGGCCGGCCTCGTGATGCAGCTCCTCACGCAGAACCGCTTCGTCGAGCCGACCACCACCGGGACGACGGAGTGGGCAGGGCTCGGGCTCCTCATCGTGATGGTGCTCGTACCGCAGCCGTCCCTGTCGCTGCGCATGGCCGGCGCCGTTCTCGCCGCGTTCGTCGGCACGATGGTGTTCTTCGCCTTCCTTCGCCGCGTCGCGCTGAAGTCGTCGCTCATCGTGCCGATCGTCGGCATCATGCTGGGCGCAGTGGTCGGCGCGATCACGACCTACTTCGCGCTCGTCACGAACTCGCTGCAGATCATCGGCGTCTGGTTCGCGGGCAGCTTCACGTCGGTGATGCGCGGACAGTACGAGATGCTTTGGATCGTCGCGATCATCGGCGTCATCGTCTTCCTCGTGGCCGACCGGCTGACCATCGCCGGGCTGGGGGAGGAGATCGCCACCAACGTCGGGGTGAACTACAACCGGATGATCCTGCTCGGCACCGCGCTGATCGCGGTGACGACCGGTGTGGTCACCGTGGTCGTCGGCAACCTCCCCTTCCTCGGTCTCATCGTCCCGAACATCGTCTCGATGGTCCGCGGCGACGACCTGCGCAGCAACCTGCCGTGGGTGTGCCTGCTCGGCATCGCCATCGTCACCGTCTGCGACATCATCGGGCGGACGATCATCATGCCGTTCGAGGTGCCGGTGTCGCTGATCCTCGGTGTCGTCGGCGCCGTCGTGTTCGTCCTCCTCCTCCTGCGGCAGCGTCGTCGTGGCTGA
- a CDS encoding siderophore ABC transporter substrate-binding protein: MSVPRTLTATSVALVGLLALSGCASGGEAEPEETTAESGTVTIEDNTGTHEITTPPTSVVALDNRTFQTLSDWGIELSAGAVSLMPDTVSYVKDEDVVDIGLHTEPDLEAIVAADPDLIISGQRFTQHNEAIADLVPDATIIDLEPRDGEPFDEELKRQTTVLGEIFGKEDEAEKLVEEFDAAVDRAKAAYDDADTVMAVNTSGGQIGYLAPTVGRSLGPIYDILGLTPALQVDDATDDHQGDEISVEAIAASNPDWILVLDRDAVFAAETPDYVQAAEIIENSEALAGVTAVKDDQIVYMPTDTYLNESIQTYTTFLNDLADALEKSADK; this comes from the coding sequence ATGTCCGTGCCCAGAACCCTCACCGCCACGAGCGTCGCTCTCGTCGGCCTGCTCGCCCTCTCCGGCTGCGCGTCCGGCGGCGAAGCCGAACCCGAAGAGACCACGGCGGAATCGGGGACCGTGACCATCGAGGACAACACCGGCACGCACGAGATCACCACGCCGCCGACCTCGGTCGTCGCTCTGGACAACCGGACCTTCCAGACCCTTTCCGACTGGGGTATCGAGCTCTCCGCCGGTGCGGTCTCCCTCATGCCGGACACCGTGTCGTACGTGAAGGATGAGGACGTCGTCGACATCGGCCTGCACACCGAGCCCGATCTCGAGGCCATCGTCGCCGCCGACCCCGACCTCATCATCAGCGGGCAGCGGTTCACGCAGCACAACGAGGCCATCGCGGATCTCGTCCCGGACGCCACCATCATCGACCTGGAGCCCCGGGACGGCGAGCCCTTCGACGAGGAACTCAAGCGGCAGACCACCGTCCTGGGCGAGATCTTCGGCAAGGAGGACGAGGCCGAGAAGCTCGTCGAGGAGTTCGACGCCGCGGTGGACCGCGCGAAGGCCGCCTACGACGACGCCGACACCGTCATGGCGGTGAACACCTCGGGCGGGCAGATCGGCTACCTCGCTCCGACCGTCGGCCGCTCGCTGGGCCCGATCTACGACATCCTCGGCCTCACGCCGGCCCTGCAGGTCGACGACGCGACCGACGACCACCAGGGCGACGAGATCTCGGTCGAGGCCATCGCCGCCTCGAACCCCGACTGGATCCTGGTGCTCGACCGCGACGCCGTGTTCGCCGCGGAGACGCCGGACTACGTGCAGGCGGCGGAGATCATCGAGAACTCCGAGGCGCTCGCCGGCGTGACTGCGGTGAAGGACGACCAGATCGTCTACATGCCCACGGACACCTACCTCAACGAGAGCATCCAGACGTACACGACGTTCCTCAACGACCTCGCCGACGCGCTCGAGAAGAGCGCCGACAAGTAA
- a CDS encoding siderophore-interacting protein translates to MSDTKSGFSIERRGLELRFRNVTLSAREWLAPDFVRVRLSGPDLAGFDSPGSDDHMRLFFPDGPVGSVEELRAAPSREYTPLAWGDDWLDVEFAVHGDQGVAAPWAANAPLGSTIGVGGPRGAAVLTGDPGSWLLVGDETAIPAIRRFAGLIPEGTPARIAIETASADHEVEIDAPVAVEWLHRGEAPAGSALIAFLDALTADDAVGDDPFIFIAAEQAIVKPGRALLARWGVDSANAVVKGYWKRGEAEYHAPH, encoded by the coding sequence ATGAGCGATACGAAATCCGGTTTCTCGATCGAGCGTCGCGGCCTCGAGCTGCGCTTCCGCAACGTCACGCTGAGCGCCCGCGAGTGGCTCGCTCCTGATTTCGTGCGCGTCCGCCTGTCCGGGCCGGACCTCGCCGGCTTCGACTCCCCCGGCTCCGACGACCACATGCGGCTCTTCTTCCCAGACGGCCCGGTGGGGTCGGTGGAGGAGCTCCGTGCCGCGCCGAGCCGCGAGTACACGCCCCTCGCGTGGGGTGACGACTGGCTCGACGTCGAGTTCGCCGTGCACGGCGACCAGGGCGTGGCCGCCCCGTGGGCCGCGAACGCCCCGCTGGGTTCGACCATCGGCGTCGGGGGCCCCCGCGGCGCGGCCGTGCTCACCGGAGACCCCGGATCCTGGCTCCTCGTGGGCGACGAGACCGCCATCCCGGCGATCCGCCGGTTCGCCGGGCTAATCCCCGAGGGCACGCCGGCGCGCATCGCCATCGAGACCGCGTCGGCAGACCACGAGGTCGAGATCGACGCCCCGGTGGCGGTCGAGTGGCTGCACCGCGGCGAGGCGCCTGCCGGCTCCGCGCTGATCGCCTTCCTCGACGCGCTCACCGCCGACGACGCCGTCGGAGACGACCCGTTCATCTTCATCGCCGCCGAGCAGGCCATCGTGAAGCCCGGGAGGGCTCTGCTGGCACGCTGGGGCGTGGACAGCGCGAACGCCGTCGTGAAGGGGTACTGGAAGCGCGGCGAAGCCGAATACCACGCTCCCCACTGA
- a CDS encoding VOC family protein yields the protein MALLDHLGITVADLERGRAQFHPVLAALGYELGGEDAHAISWQSGDETEIILYTWDDDSAPHRHGRVGWQHMAFAVPSRAEVDRLHDLALEAGWTAVREPKEYPRYSDRYYASFVEDADGIRLEFMYNPPKDA from the coding sequence ATGGCACTCCTCGATCATCTGGGCATCACCGTCGCCGACCTCGAACGCGGACGCGCGCAGTTCCATCCCGTGCTCGCCGCGCTCGGCTACGAGCTCGGCGGCGAGGACGCTCACGCGATCTCGTGGCAGAGCGGCGACGAGACCGAGATCATCCTCTACACCTGGGATGACGATTCCGCACCTCACCGGCATGGCCGCGTGGGCTGGCAGCACATGGCCTTCGCCGTGCCGTCGCGCGCCGAGGTCGACAGGCTCCACGACCTCGCACTCGAAGCCGGCTGGACCGCCGTGCGCGAGCCGAAGGAGTACCCGCGGTACAGCGACCGGTATTACGCCTCCTTCGTCGAGGACGCCGATGGCATCCGGCTCGAGTTCATGTACAACCCGCCGAAGGACGCTTGA